A window of Caldilineales bacterium genomic DNA:
CCGATCACCTTCACCCGCCAATCCAGATCCAAACAGCTATCTGCGTGCAGGTCGGGTGAAACGACGAGCAGATTGTGGATGCGCATGGGCTTGGGGCCGGGGTCGTCGCGGCGGCCAAAGAAACGGACGCTCCCGGCCCGGCCCGGCGCCAGAAAGTGAACCTTGTTCGACTCCATCCACTTCGAAAAAGCCGCGAAATTGAACAACGTCTGCTGGTAGGGGTTCTCACGCCCGCCGTTCAGCTCTCGGACCTCGCCGCCGGGCAGGCTCAGCCGCCAGGCGCCGTTGATGTTCCCGGCCAGGGCGGCGTCGCAGAACTTGTGCTCGACCAGGAACATACCGTCGTGCTTGAGCGCCACCAGGTCGATCTCACGTTGGCCGACAAGGAAGTTGCACAGCAGCGTGTACGACTCGGCCAGGGGCGCCAACTGGCGGCGGAGATGATGCAGATGTTCGGCTTCGTAACCTTTCGGGGGTCTTCCGACCCAAATCGAGACGGTCATGGCTTTGCCTCCTGTGTCAATCTTGTTTAGGTGCGACGCACTTGCGAAGTGCGTCGCACCTGCGAAGTGCGTCGCACCTGCGAAAAACGCCGAAAACGAAAGCGATAATCGCCAAATCCCAAGACATCGTTATCGAGCAACGAGCGCTCCTGGACCGGCCGCCCATCGACGCTGACCTCGCCGGCCAACACCTGCAAGCGCACGCTGGTCTCGCCATCCTCTGCCTCTGCCTGCAGCAGCGCCTGCCCCTGCCAACCGGGCAGCGCCAGATCGACCTGCCCTCCCTCGCCCACCCTGAATTGACGTTGCGACCGGGCGCTGAGATCGATGCGGGCCGGCGGCGTGGCCCCGACAGGGACAGCGATCGGCTGCAGCAGGCCCTCCAGCAGGGCGGTAGGGCGGCGCCATCGCCGCGCCAGGCCCAAACCAGCCAGGGAAACGATCGGAGCCAGAACGAGCAGCGGCCATCGCCAGAAGGGGCGATTGTCAGGAGGGGCAGAAGACCGGGGCGCCAATAAGGCAGGGGCTGTGACGCTGGTCGGGCTTGGGGTCCTGCTCGGCGTCGTCGAAAGCGTTGTGGTCTGGGTGGGTGTCGCTGTGGCGCTCGCCCTGGGCGTAGCCGAAGGGGTGGAGGCGATAGTCGGGCTGGCGGTCGCTGTCGGCGTTGTGGTCATCGTTAGGGTGGGGCTGGCGGGCAGGGCCTGGACATCCAGCCAGACGGCGATACGTCCCTCGCCCGCCGCAGCCAGCGTCCAAACCCCCGCCGTCGGCCGCGCCACCGTCCACACCTCCTCGTGGCTGAGGCCCGGCTGCCCGGCATAGCGCACGGCCTCAGTGACTGCGCGCACGGCCCCATCCGGCGGCATCTGCACGGCCAGCGTCAGGGCGGGGTCGCTCTTCCATGTCACCAACGTCAGTCGGGCCAGGTCCGGCGCCACCGTGAAGCTCACCATCCCGCTCCCCGTCACCATCTCGTCCGCAATCTGCCGGCCCACCTGCCCGCCGGTCAGCCCGGCTGCCACCTGATGATAAAGCCCCAGCAAGTCCTGCGCCTCGCGCGCCTGGAAGAAGGCCCCGCGCGGGGTCAGGGCCACAGCCTGCCGCCAAAACGGCGCCCACACCATCTGGATGTCCGGGTCGGCGTCGGTGGCGGGGCCAGACAGCAGGATGGCGAAGACCGAGACGCCAGCCTCGCCCATCTCGCCGATCTGAGCCAGCAGGCGCTGACGATAGGCGCTCAGGTCGGCTGCGGTGGCGCCGGCCCAGGCCGGTGCCCCGTCGCTCAGCAACAGCACGGCCTGCCGGCGCCCCGGCAAACGCGCGGCGTTCAGCTCACTGGCGGCCAGGGCCAGGGCCTCGGCCGGGTCGGTCCAGGGAATGGGGACGGGGTCGGCGATGCGCTGGCGGATGGCAGCGCGATTGGCGTCGTCCAACGGCGTCAGCGGCGCCACCAATTCACTGACTCCACCAAAATGGATGACCCCCGCCCGGTGCTGCCGCCGGGGGTCGTCCACGCCCAAATAGCTGAGGACGAGGTTGGCTGCGGCCACGCGCAGCAGCTCGGGGTCGGACCCCAGCCCGTTCAGGCTCCACATCGAATGGCTGTGGTCGAGCAAAAGCATGACATCGAGGCCCTCCGGCGGGGCGGCGGCAGCGCGCGAGGCTGCCATCCACCCCACGGCGCCGCACGCCAGGGCCAGCAACAGCAGGAACAGGAACGCGCCCAGGCAGCAGCCGAAGATGCGCTGGCGAAACAGACCGAACAGATCGAAAAGGGTTTGCATGACGAGCTCCTGGAAGGATGATGAGAAGGAAAGAGAGCGGTCTCGACAGTAATTAAAGCGACCGGGCGACCCGATTTCTGACACTTCCCGTTTACGAGTCGAGAAGTCCCTCACTCGCAACCCGTTTCAACGGGTTTTTGTGACCAACACCGAATTCACTCGGCGGGTTGGCAGATTGGCATTACAGCGCTTTCGCCGCTCGATTTCTGACACTTCCCGCCATGCATTTAGAATTTCAGCCACAACTCAACCTCTCATTGCCAGTCAGCTTCCCGGCCTACCGGTCCTATGCCGCCCCCCTCCCTCCTCACCCTCCTCCAATCCTCCTCCTGGCGCCATCTGCTGGCCCTGATGGCCGCCCATGGCCTGGCGGTGCGCGCCGACGACCGCAAAGCCAGCCTGGTGCAAACCCTCCACCACCATCTGCTCCAGCCGGACAACCTCCAGGCCGCCCTCGCCCGGCTTGGCCCGCCCGCGCGCCCGGCCCTGGCCGCCCTGATCGCCGCCGATGGCCGCCTGCCTGCCCCCACCTTTAGCGCCCGCTTTGGTCTCATCCGCCCCCCCTGGCCCCAAGAGACCAACGTCCAACCCTGGCTGGCCCCCGCCTCTCCCGCCGCCGCCCTCTACCACCTGGGCCTGGTCTTTCTCCACCCACCCAAGCCCAAACCCGGCGAAAGCCAACACATCGTCCTCCCCGCCGACCTGCTCACACGCCTGCCGCCTTTCCTGCAACCTGCCGGCCTTGCCGTCCCCGCCCTCCTGCGGCCCCGTCCCGGTCATTCCCCCGACCTCAGCTGGCATCTCGCCATCTTCCTGGCCACCCTCGCCGCTGCGCCCGTTCATCCCCGTGAGGGTCGTTGGCTGCCGCCCCACATCCTGCCCCTGCTGGCCCAGCGCCTCGGCCTCGAACTTCCCGCTGCCGAACCCCTGCGCAGCGAGCGCCGCCTGCCCTACCTGGCCTTTCTCCACTATCTGGCCGAGGCCGCCGGCTTCATCGTCCCCGGCCAGCGCTTCGATCTCAGCCCCCTGGCCTGGCGATGGCTCGACGCCAGCCCCGCCGACCGCTGGCAAACCCTCTGGCAAACGTGGCTCAGCGCCTCGCCCGCCCTCGCCCTCCCCTACGGCTTCCCCTGGGCGGCGCTGACCGTCGCGGCTCGCGCCGTCCTCGCCAACCAGCTGCCAGCCGCCGCCGATGGCCGACCGCACCCCCTTGCCGCTTTCGTCGAAAACCTGCGCCTGGGCGATGCGCGCGGACATTTCGACCAACCCTGGGGCGAAGACGAAGATGCCGTCGCCGCCCTCCTCGCCGGCCCCCTCTTCTGGTTGGGGGTCATCGACCTCTACGACGACCCCGGCGGTCCCGCCTTCGACCTCACCCCCGCCGGCGCCTGGCTGCTGCGCCGACCCGGCCACGGCCCACCCGCCTCCCCCCCCGCCTCGCTTTGCCAGGTCGACCCCGCCGACAACACCCGCCTGTTTGTCGCCCCAGCCACCTCGCCTGCCCACCTCGTCCGGCTGGCCCCCTTCTGCACCTGGCCGTCACCCGCACCCCGCCTCGACCGGCAGACCCTCATCCTCGACCCCGACGCCGTCGCCAGCGCCGTTGCCGGTGGGCAACCCCTGTCCGCCCTCCTCCTGGCCTTGCACCATGCCCTCGGTCGCGCCCCCAGCCATCGTCTGCTGGGCAAACTCCGCCAATGGGCGCGCAAAGGCCAGGACGTGCGTCTGCGCCAACTCGCCATCCTCGAAACAACCTCGCCCGACTTGATGGCCGACCTGCGCCGGCGCAAACTCATCCGCCGTCATCTGGGCGACGCCCTCTCGCCCACCCGCAGCATCGCCAACCCCGCCGCCTTGCCCGCCCTCCGCCAGCATCTGACCAGCCTGGGCTGGCATCTGGCCGCTGAGCCGCCGCCATCCGACCGGTCGCCATCCGTCCCACCCCCCGCCGCCCCCATCAGCCTCTCATCCGCACAGGCCGCCCTGCTCTGGCTGGCCGGACAGGTCTACCAGGGTCTGGGCGAGCACATCGCCCTCCCCTTCCCCCTCCCCGCCGCCCTGCTCGACGACCTGGCCTCCGCCCTCACCCTCGAACAACAAGAGGCCGCCGCCTTCTGGGCCGGGCAGGTCGCCGATGCCCTGACCAGCGCCCTGGCCGGCTACCTGGGCCACCCCGCCTGGCTGGACGACGCCCCCGCCTTCGACGTCCTGCCCGCCATCGAAGCCGCCCTCGCCGCCGGCCACGACCTCATCCTCACCTACCACAGCCCCGCCCGCGAACAAAAACTCGTCCGTCGCGTCACACCCTACTGGTTGGAGCAGCGCCAGGACATCTACTACCTGGTCGCCTACTGCCACCTGCGCAACGACGAGCGCGTCTTCCGCCTCGACCGCATCCTCGCCTGTCATCCCGCCGCAGCCGAGTCGCCGTCCGCCGCCTGACCCAGATGCAGCCGGTAGCGCCCCTGCCCGAACACCGTCCCCTTGCCCACGTGCACCCACTCGCCCAGGCGCAACAACGGTGCGAACTCGCTCAGGCCCTCGCCTATATAGCTCACCTGGCCGACGATGCCGCCGAAATCCATGCTTTGCTGCTGCCGTGTCGAATAGCGATCCCAGTCCACCCAGCGGATGCTGGCCGCGGCCACGGCCATCTCCACCGCCTCCGCCCGCTCGATCCAGCCCCGGTAATCGATCTCCCATCGCACCCCGGCGTGGAAATAGCTCAGCGACGACAGCCGCCGCAACAGCGTCCGCACCACCACATGGAAGGGCGGCGCCGTGCGCAGCATGTGGCCGTCGAACTTGAGCCGGGTGGGGGTGAGGAAATCCAGGGTCAGGCTGGTCGCTGCCTGGTCGGGGAAGGCGGCCAGCAACGTCCCCGCGTCCAATTCCTGACCAATGTCCGCGCTCACCCCCCCATCTTCCTGCCAGACTGCTCGCCAGCTATCGTCGCGGGGGTCGATCTCATCCACGCGCAGCAGCCGATAGCGAGCACGGTCGGGGCCAAGCCCCAGCTCGCCCAGCCGCTGGAAGGTGACGATGAAATAGGGCAGGGCGGCGATGCCGTGGCCGATGAGCGTGAGCCGGAAGCGCAGATGCTGGCCGGGCACAAAATGGGTGCGTTCATCTTCGGGCGGCCAAAGCACGAAGGATTGGGGGATAGCTTCGTGCGTGCGCAGGACTTCGCTATCGGGCGGGGGCGGCGTCTCGAAGATGGCCGGGTAGGGGCAGCGATAGAGGAGGGGGCAATCCCGGCAGGGCGGCAGCGGCGGGTAGATGCAGACGATACGCTTGAACGTGATCCCGAAGCCCCCGCGCAACACCCCACCCTTGTAAGCAGGCAGTCGCATCGGCTCCTGCACCCGCAGGTTGAAGTCGTAGAGGGCAAGGGGGAGAGGTGGAAGGGGGAGCATGGTGGCTTGATGATGGACAGGGAAAGAGGGAGAGCAAAATGGCGCACAGCTTCGGCCCGATCAGTGGCTTGCCACGCCTTCCCGACCTTCCAATCTTTTTAGTTGCGGGTTCTTGTCCAGATCGACGATGAATACTCGCTTTGCCTGATCCTCCACCAGCAGACCGAGCTCCCTGCCTTTGTCCAGGATGTCGCAGTTGATCCACCCATAGGGGCTTGTCACTCCCTTGAGGAAGACCGAAAGCTCCGAAGACTCATCCAAGATCTGTTTTGCCTTATTGACCGAAATCGGACGATCCACCTTTGTTTCCCCGCCCTCCAAGACCACCACCCGCCACCGGCCAAACCAGTACTTGTCCCATTGCCGGCGCACCAGGTAGGTGAAGGCAATGCCGAAGACGACGGCGAGGAAACTGGCGATCAGGTTCTGAGTGATCGCAATCAGCCATGCTTGCATTCTCGTTGCTCCTTGAGGCTCAACCTGACCATGATTGTCGTAGTCATGACACTGAAGTATAATGACACTACTGTTAATCGCAGAATGGAGCCTCAGATGACAAACGCTACTGCAATCCCCACCGCTGCTAACCGGCAAGCCTCGAAGATCAAGCCTGACCTGTTGCGTCTCATGGATAGGCCCACGATGCAAGGTGGGATAAAGAGCGAACAATGAGAACGGGATTCGTGGAACGACATGGCAAATTGACCGAACTTGACCGATCGTTCGACCGCAAGTACTGGCAAGACCAACCGGCTCAGGCGCGCTTCGACGCAGCCTGGGAACTGATTGTCCACGCGAACAAGGTCAAAGGCGGCGATGTTCGTCAACTCCGACTTCAGCGATCTGTTGAGGCTTTTCAACGCCAACCAGGTTAAGTATCTGGTCATCGGCGGCTATGCGTTGATTCAGTACGCCGAACCACGGTACACCAAAGACCTGGATCTCTGGATCAGCGCCGACGCCACGAACGCCGAAGCCGTCTACCGCGCCCTACGAGAATTCGGCGCGCCGCTGGTGGATTTGACCGCCGCTGATTTTGCCCAGGAAGGCTACTTCTACCAGATGGGTGTGGCGCCCGTGCGTGTGGACATCTTGATGGGCATCCCAGGGGTCGTCTTTGCGGAAGCCTGGCCGCGCCGGATGGAAGTAGATTTCGACGGCCTCCTGGTCGCGTTCATCGCGCGGGAAGACCTGATTGCAGCCAAACGCGCGGCGGGCCGACCGCAAGACTTGCTGGATGTTGAACAACTGACACACTCCGGAGGCAAATCCGGTAAACGTCGCTCGGCGCAAGCCACTCGCCATAAAGCCAAATGAAGCGTATCGCTGATTTCGAGAGCATCGACGCTGTCCTACGCCGCGGCCCCTCTAGCGCGTGAAACGCGTGCGCTTTCCCGCGCGCCCTGCAAGTCCAAAATCTCCGCCGCCTCATACTGCCGCGGCAGCACGCCGGCCACCGGCCGCGTGCGCACGACCGGCGGGAAGTAGCCCATGCGCCCGTGCATCTCGGCCAGCAACAGGGCGGCGATAAAGTTCAGCGACGGCAGCACCACCAGGATCGGCTCGCCCTGCCATTCCGCTGGGGTCAGCGGGATCTGGACCATCAGCGCCGTCACCTGCGGCCCGAACGGCTGCTGCTCGTCGAACTGCGGCATGATCTCGATCAGCCGGTCGATCGCTTGCCCGGCCAGGGCCTCGATCTGTTGGCGTTGGGCGGGGGTGAGGGGGTGGGAGAGGTTGAGGAGGAGCATGGGAAGGGAAATTCGATCTGCAGGCTGCCAGGCCGCCAGGCCGCCAGGCTGCTTGCCGATTTGACAGCTCAGCCGCTTTGGCGTACAGTATTTCTGTACATCTTTTCATTCGTCCTATGCGCGTCCCGCGCGGATCAAAAAGGAGCACGATGATTACAACCAACTACACGCAGGCGCGCGCCGGGCTGACCCATCTGCTGGACGAAGTGACGCAGAATCGTGAAATCGTGATCATTCAGCGCCGGAATGGTGAAGCGGTCGCCTTGATCGCCGCCGATGAACTCAGCAGCCTGGTCGAGACGAGCTATCTCCTGCGCTCGCCGCAAAACGCCGAACGTCTGCTCTCGGCCTTGAACCGGGCGTTGAAAAACGAAGGGCATTCGCTCTCTCTCGCCTCCTTGCGCGCCGAGGTGGGGTTTGAGCCGGAAGCGTCGTGAGGCTGTCTTCCAGCCGGAGTTCATCGAAGACTTGCGCTACTGGGTGGAAACTGACCGCAAGGTGGCGTTACGCGCGTTCACGTTGATCGAGGCCGTTCTGAGCGACCCTTATCAGGGCATCGGCAAGCCCGAACCGCTGAAATATCTGGGCATGGGTGTGTGGTCGCGGCGGCTGACGCACGAGCACCGCCTGGTCTACCTGGTGCGGGAGGAGCGGGTCGATTTCTTGCAGACGCGGTATCATTATGGGGAGGGGTGAGGGGATGTGTCTCACGACACTTCGATCTTGGCCAGAAATTGCTCCGGGGTGACGCAGGTGATTCCGCTCACCGCATTCAACGTCAGGATATCCTGGTCGGTCGAGATCAGATAGCTCGCCTGCCCGATGATGGCGCAGGCCACGAATTTGTCATCCTTGACATCACGCGTGAAAGGGGGGATGGCGCCCAGGGCCGGCAGAAACGTCGCCCGCTGGCGAAGGGCGTCCAACAGGACTTTGGCTTCGCTCGGCTGCACGAAGCGCCGCATCGACTCGCGAGCCAGGACATCTTGTAGTTCGGTCAGCAGTTCCGGCGCGGTGACGATTTCGACCTGGCCCTCGATCCAGAGATGCTCGATCAGGGTGCGAATAGCGCGGCTGGGCCGGATGAGATAGCGGATGAAGACGCTGGTATCCACCACCACCCGGATCATGGCATGATTCCTACCGGCTGAACTGCGGCTCGCGCCTCTTCAATGAGCGCATCAATTTCCTCTTCACCGAGATGGGCAGCGCGAGCCGACGCCTGCTGCGAAGCCTGTTGCAGGCGCGCCCGCCACAGTTCCTGCTCGCTGGCCAGCAATTGTTGGTAGCGGCGGTAGTCGATCATGGCCACCCTGGGCGTGCCGTAGCGTTCGAC
This region includes:
- a CDS encoding NERD domain-containing protein, giving the protein MTVSIWVGRPPKGYEAEHLHHLRRQLAPLAESYTLLCNFLVGQREIDLVALKHDGMFLVEHKFCDAALAGNINGAWRLSLPGGEVRELNGGRENPYQQTLFNFAAFSKWMESNKVHFLAPGRAGSVRFFGRRDDPGPKPMRIHNLLVVSPDLHADSCLDLDWRVKVIGAPALLEHLAQPTPRVDLSPDECTAIARELWLSPWGEGEREGRREGETQGGREGGTQGGGEGATQGGGEGETVCPAAAVVQNRLEAMRAAGAGAPVSPPPLRQVLAECWAYLRWSLKGEAGGRWQVAGGR
- a CDS encoding VWA domain-containing protein, which translates into the protein MQTLFDLFGLFRQRIFGCCLGAFLFLLLLALACGAVGWMAASRAAAAPPEGLDVMLLLDHSHSMWSLNGLGSDPELLRVAAANLVLSYLGVDDPRRQHRAGVIHFGGVSELVAPLTPLDDANRAAIRQRIADPVPIPWTDPAEALALAASELNAARLPGRRQAVLLLSDGAPAWAGATAADLSAYRQRLLAQIGEMGEAGVSVFAILLSGPATDADPDIQMVWAPFWRQAVALTPRGAFFQAREAQDLLGLYHQVAAGLTGGQVGRQIADEMVTGSGMVSFTVAPDLARLTLVTWKSDPALTLAVQMPPDGAVRAVTEAVRYAGQPGLSHEEVWTVARPTAGVWTLAAAGEGRIAVWLDVQALPASPTLTMTTTPTATASPTIASTPSATPRASATATPTQTTTLSTTPSRTPSPTSVTAPALLAPRSSAPPDNRPFWRWPLLVLAPIVSLAGLGLARRWRRPTALLEGLLQPIAVPVGATPPARIDLSARSQRQFRVGEGGQVDLALPGWQGQALLQAEAEDGETSVRLQVLAGEVSVDGRPVQERSLLDNDVLGFGDYRFRFRRFSQVRRTSQVRRTSQVRRT
- a CDS encoding WYL domain-containing protein; protein product: MPPPSLLTLLQSSSWRHLLALMAAHGLAVRADDRKASLVQTLHHHLLQPDNLQAALARLGPPARPALAALIAADGRLPAPTFSARFGLIRPPWPQETNVQPWLAPASPAAALYHLGLVFLHPPKPKPGESQHIVLPADLLTRLPPFLQPAGLAVPALLRPRPGHSPDLSWHLAIFLATLAAAPVHPREGRWLPPHILPLLAQRLGLELPAAEPLRSERRLPYLAFLHYLAEAAGFIVPGQRFDLSPLAWRWLDASPADRWQTLWQTWLSASPALALPYGFPWAALTVAARAVLANQLPAAADGRPHPLAAFVENLRLGDARGHFDQPWGEDEDAVAALLAGPLFWLGVIDLYDDPGGPAFDLTPAGAWLLRRPGHGPPASPPASLCQVDPADNTRLFVAPATSPAHLVRLAPFCTWPSPAPRLDRQTLILDPDAVASAVAGGQPLSALLLALHHALGRAPSHRLLGKLRQWARKGQDVRLRQLAILETTSPDLMADLRRRKLIRRHLGDALSPTRSIANPAALPALRQHLTSLGWHLAAEPPPSDRSPSVPPPAAPISLSSAQAALLWLAGQVYQGLGEHIALPFPLPAALLDDLASALTLEQQEAAAFWAGQVADALTSALAGYLGHPAWLDDAPAFDVLPAIEAALAAGHDLILTYHSPAREQKLVRRVTPYWLEQRQDIYYLVAYCHLRNDERVFRLDRILACHPAAAESPSAA
- the cas6 gene encoding CRISPR system precrRNA processing endoribonuclease RAMP protein Cas6, translated to MLPLPPLPLALYDFNLRVQEPMRLPAYKGGVLRGGFGITFKRIVCIYPPLPPCRDCPLLYRCPYPAIFETPPPPDSEVLRTHEAIPQSFVLWPPEDERTHFVPGQHLRFRLTLIGHGIAALPYFIVTFQRLGELGLGPDRARYRLLRVDEIDPRDDSWRAVWQEDGGVSADIGQELDAGTLLAAFPDQAATSLTLDFLTPTRLKFDGHMLRTAPPFHVVVRTLLRRLSSLSYFHAGVRWEIDYRGWIERAEAVEMAVAAASIRWVDWDRYSTRQQQSMDFGGIVGQVSYIGEGLSEFAPLLRLGEWVHVGKGTVFGQGRYRLHLGQAADGDSAAAG
- a CDS encoding nucleotidyltransferase, translated to MFVNSDFSDLLRLFNANQVKYLVIGGYALIQYAEPRYTKDLDLWISADATNAEAVYRALREFGAPLVDLTAADFAQEGYFYQMGVAPVRVDILMGIPGVVFAEAWPRRMEVDFDGLLVAFIAREDLIAAKRAAGRPQDLLDVEQLTHSGGKSGKRRSAQATRHKAK
- a CDS encoding type II toxin-antitoxin system prevent-host-death family antitoxin, encoding MRVPRGSKRSTMITTNYTQARAGLTHLLDEVTQNREIVIIQRRNGEAVALIAADELSSLVETSYLLRSPQNAERLLSALNRALKNEGHSLSLASLRAEVGFEPEAS
- a CDS encoding Txe/YoeB family addiction module toxin translates to MSRKRREAVFQPEFIEDLRYWVETDRKVALRAFTLIEAVLSDPYQGIGKPEPLKYLGMGVWSRRLTHEHRLVYLVREERVDFLQTRYHYGEG
- a CDS encoding putative toxin-antitoxin system toxin component, PIN family; this encodes MIRVVVDTSVFIRYLIRPSRAIRTLIEHLWIEGQVEIVTAPELLTELQDVLARESMRRFVQPSEAKVLLDALRQRATFLPALGAIPPFTRDVKDDKFVACAIIGQASYLISTDQDILTLNAVSGITCVTPEQFLAKIEVS
- a CDS encoding type II toxin-antitoxin system Phd/YefM family antitoxin, with product MPTMLKSSQAQQNFGALIDQVLAEGEVVVERYGTPRVAMIDYRRYQQLLASEQELWRARLQQASQQASARAAHLGEEEIDALIEEARAAVQPVGIMP